Below is a genomic region from Irregularibacter muris.
TAGAGGAAGCCGGACGAGAGGCAAGATATGAAAAATATTTTGAATTAAAAAAGCAGTACAATCTACAGAAAATCGCCCTGGGACAGCATAGAGATGATAATGCAGAAACCATCCTCATGCGTATATTGAGGGGTACAGGTCCTGAGGGATTAAAAGGGATACCTCCCCATAGAGAGGACGGCGTCATTAGACCTTTATTGGCTATCACTAGGAAAGAAATTGAAGAATATTGTGGGGTCCATCATCTATCCCCCTGCATAGATCAAAGTAATTTACAACCTATTTACCTCAGAAACAAACTACGCCTTGAGGTTATCCCCTATCTAGAAAAATTTAACTCCAATTTTAGGGAAAATCTTAATCATCTTGGGGAAATAATAGGAGAACAACAAGACTTTGTAGATCATGCAGTAGAGGAGCTCTGGAATGGGCATAGAGAATTTGTTCAGGATGGAGTGGCTTTTTCTACCGATTGGTTTGAAGGATTATCTCCTTTTATCAAAAAACAGATGTTGAGAAGAGGGATAAAATGGGTAAAAAATGATTTGAAGGAAATAGAATTTACCCATATACAAATGATTGTGAAAATGCTAGAAAATGATGAAAATACTACATGGACTTTAGATTTACCTGGAGAGATCATCGCTAAAAGGCAATATGAAAAAATAATGCTATTGAGGAGGAAAAAAAATCAAGTAAAAGATTTTGAATATTCTCTTCCAATAAACACAGAAATCCCCATAGAAGAAGTGAATAAGACCTTCAAAAGCTATTTTGTGAAAAGAGAAGAAGTTGGTATAATAAAAGATACATCCTATAAAAAATATTTTGATATGGATAAGTTACAAGCAACTCCGATAATCCGAAATCGAAGACCGGGAGACAAATTTTTTCCCATTGGTTTACGGGGATCTAAAAAGCTAAAGGAGTATTTCATCGATCTGAAAATACCTAGAGACCAAAGAGATAGTATTCCCATAGTTGTAGTCAATCAGGAAATACTATGGATTGTTGGCCATAGAGTAGATAGAAGATATATTGTAGATCAAACTACAAAAAATATATTAGTAATTGAATATTTTAAAATCAGGGAGGAACAACATGGAAAATGATGTAAAAGGTGTATTGATTGACGCAACAACCCTTCAAAAACGTATTAAGGAGTTAGGACAGGAAATAT
It encodes:
- the tilS gene encoding tRNA lysidine(34) synthetase TilS — protein: MRNKVVEYINKHKMLNRGDGILVGVSGGPDSICLLHILKSIQKEYSLQVMAVHINHQLRGKQADKDEKYVLDLCLQWDIPCFAYKIDIEGLSQQKGVSIEEAGREARYEKYFELKKQYNLQKIALGQHRDDNAETILMRILRGTGPEGLKGIPPHREDGVIRPLLAITRKEIEEYCGVHHLSPCIDQSNLQPIYLRNKLRLEVIPYLEKFNSNFRENLNHLGEIIGEQQDFVDHAVEELWNGHREFVQDGVAFSTDWFEGLSPFIKKQMLRRGIKWVKNDLKEIEFTHIQMIVKMLENDENTTWTLDLPGEIIAKRQYEKIMLLRRKKNQVKDFEYSLPINTEIPIEEVNKTFKSYFVKREEVGIIKDTSYKKYFDMDKLQATPIIRNRRPGDKFFPIGLRGSKKLKEYFIDLKIPRDQRDSIPIVVVNQEILWIVGHRVDRRYIVDQTTKNILVIEYFKIREEQHGK